The genomic segment GGCAACCGTATCCAGCAGGTCCATGTCCTCCGGACGGCCATGGCCGGTTTCGATGCGGTGAACCAGGCGGTACAGCCAGCCCGTGCCTTCGCGGCATGGCGTGCACTGGCCGCACGACTCTTCAAAATAGAAGTACGACAGGCGCAACAGCGATTTGACCATGCAGCGCGTTTCGTCCATCACGATCACGGCGCCTGAACCGAGCATCGAGCCGGCCTTGGCGATCGAATCGTAATCGAGATCGGTATCCATCATGACGTCGCCCTTGATCACCGGAGCGGATGAACCGCCAGGGATCACTGCCTTGATCTTCTTGCCGCCGCGCATGCCACCGGCCAGTTCCATCAGCGTCGAAAACGGAGTGCCCAGCGGCACTTCGTAATTACCCGGCTTTTCAACGTCGCCGGAAATCGAGAAAATCTTGGTGCCGCCGTTATTCGGTTTGCCCAGCGCCGCATAGGCTTCGCCGCCCATGTTCAGCAGGAACGGCACCGCAGCGAAAGTCTCGGTATTGTTGATCGTGGTCGGTTTGCCGTACAAGCCAAAGCTGGCAGGGAAAGGCGGCTTGAAGCGCGGCTGTCCCTTCTTGCCTTCGAGCGATTCCAGCAAGGCGGTTTCTTCGCCACAGATGTAAGCGCCGTAGCCGTGGAACGCGTGCAACTGGAAATTGAATTCGCTGCCGAAAATCTTGTCGCCCAGGGCACCTGCGGCCCGAGCTTCTTCCAGCGCCTCTTCAAAGCGCTCATAGCCGGACCAGATTTCGCCGTGAATATAGTTGTAGCCGACCGTGATGCCCATGGCGTAAGCGCCGATGGCCATGCCTTCGATCAGCGAATGCGGATTGTAGCGAATGATGTCGCGGTCTTTGAATGTGCCCGGCTCGCCTTCGTCGGTATTGCAGACCAAGTACTTCTGGCCCGGGAACTGGCGTGGCATGAAGCTCCACTTCAGGCCGGTCGGGAAACCCGCGCCGCCACGGCCGCGCAGCGAACCGGCTTTCAGTTCTGCGATGACTTGTTCCGGCGTGATTTTTTCAGACAGGATACGCTTGAGGGCGGTATAGCCGCCACGCTTGACGTAATCGGCGAAGTGCCAGTTGTTGCCGTCCAGATTAGCCAGGATCAGCGGATTGATATGACGATTGTGCAAGCTGGTCATTTCTTGAGTTCCTCTAGCAAGCCGTCAATCTTTTCGTTCGACATCCAGCTACACATGCGTTTGTTATTCACCAGCAGCACCGGCGCATCGCCGCAAGCGCCCATGCATTCGCCTTCAACGAGCGTAAACTGGCCATCGGCCGTGGTCTCGCGGAAACCGATGCCGAGCTTGTGCTTCAAATGCTCCGCAGCCCGCTCGCCGCCGGACAGCTGGCAAGGCAGGTTGGTGCAGATGCTGATCTTGTGCTTGCCGACCGGCTTGGTGTTGTACATATTGTAAAAGGTCGCGACTTCCTGCACCGCGATCGCCGGCATGTCCAGATAGTCTGCGACATCCTGCATGGTTTCCGGCGCCAGCCAGCCCTTTTCGTCTTGCGCAATCGCCAGTGCGGCCATCACCGCCGACTGTTTCTGGTCGGCGGGGAATTTCGCTACTTCGCGATCGATCTTTTTGTATGTATCTTGACTTAACAACATGTGTTGGCCATTCGTGCGCGATGCTTTGCGCGATAGTTAATTGGTAACAGCAGACTTAGCAGGCTTACTTGATGCACTTAACGGTCGATTTCACCGAAAACGATATCTTGCGTACCGATGATGGTAACGGCATCGGCGATCATGTGGCCCTTGGCCATTTCGTTCAAACCTTGCAGATGCGGGAAGCCAGGTGCGCGGATCTTCAAACGGTACGGCTTGTTGGCGCCATCCGAGACGATGTACACGCCGAATTCGCCCTTCGGATGCTCCACCGCGGCATACGCTTCGCCCGGCGGCACATGGAAACCTTCGGTGAAGAGCTTGAAGTGGTGAATCAGCTCTTCCATGTTGGATTTCATGTCGACCCGCGACGATGGCGCAACCTTGTGGTTGGTGGTCATCACCGGACCGTTGTTGTTGCGCAGCCATTCTACGCATTGCTTGATGATCCGGTTGGACTGGCGCATTTCTTCCACGCGCACCAGATAACGGTCATAGCAATCGCCGTTCTTGCCGACCGGGATGTCGAAGTCGAGCAAGTCGTACACTTCGTACGGCTGCTTCTTGCGCAAATCCCACTCGACGCCGGAACCACGCAACATGGCGCCGGTAAAGCCCATCGCCTTGGCGCGCTCCGGCGAGACCACGCCGATGCCGACCAGG from the Collimonas arenae genome contains:
- the nuoF gene encoding NADH-quinone oxidoreductase subunit NuoF, whose product is MTSLHNRHINPLILANLDGNNWHFADYVKRGGYTALKRILSEKITPEQVIAELKAGSLRGRGGAGFPTGLKWSFMPRQFPGQKYLVCNTDEGEPGTFKDRDIIRYNPHSLIEGMAIGAYAMGITVGYNYIHGEIWSGYERFEEALEEARAAGALGDKIFGSEFNFQLHAFHGYGAYICGEETALLESLEGKKGQPRFKPPFPASFGLYGKPTTINNTETFAAVPFLLNMGGEAYAALGKPNNGGTKIFSISGDVEKPGNYEVPLGTPFSTLMELAGGMRGGKKIKAVIPGGSSAPVIKGDVMMDTDLDYDSIAKAGSMLGSGAVIVMDETRCMVKSLLRLSYFYFEESCGQCTPCREGTGWLYRLVHRIETGHGRPEDMDLLDTVAGNIMGRTICALGDAAAMPVRGFLKNYREEFEYHIEHKHCLVPSYQ
- the nuoE gene encoding NADH-quinone oxidoreductase subunit NuoE codes for the protein MLLSQDTYKKIDREVAKFPADQKQSAVMAALAIAQDEKGWLAPETMQDVADYLDMPAIAVQEVATFYNMYNTKPVGKHKISICTNLPCQLSGGERAAEHLKHKLGIGFRETTADGQFTLVEGECMGACGDAPVLLVNNKRMCSWMSNEKIDGLLEELKK